In Streptomyces sp. ML-6, the genomic stretch GCAGATGCAGCGCATCCCCGTGAACCCGCACACCTACGAGGGCGAGCAGTACCTCGTCTCCGCCCGGGGCCACTCCCAGTGGGTGCGCAACATGCGGGTCGCCGGCGGCGGCGAGCTGCGGGTGGGGAGGAAGGTCCGGGTCTTCGACGCCGTGGAGATCGCGGACGACGCGAAGAAGGCGGAGGTCGTCCGGGCGTACCTGGAGCAGTGGGGCTGGCAGGTCAACCAGTACTTCAATGGCGTCACCGCGGAGTCCACGGACGCCGAGATCCTGGCCGCCTGCCCGGACCACCCCGTCTTCCGGTTCACCGTGCGGGGCTGACCATCCAGCCCGCCCCGCGCCCGCCGCGCCGTGGGCCGAACCCCCGCGCACCCGCCGCGCCGTGGGCCGAACCCCCGGCCGCTCATCCCCCGGGTCCGCCCCGCACGTATCGGGCCGGAACCCGAAGCCCCTGGGGTCTTTCGCTTGGATCATGCCGGGCTCGCGTGCCGCCGGCATGATCCAGACGAAAGGCCCCAGGGCCTGTTTCGAGAGTCCCGCCCGGCCGGGAACGCCCTAGCGGTCCATCGCGGACAGGGCCCGCTGCGCCAGTGGATGCGTACGGACCAGCTCACCGAGCGAGGTCGTCCCCCGGGTGATTCCGGCGAACGCGTTCCAGGCCGGGCGGAATCCCGTCAGCACCGCGTGCAGCACTCCCGGGCGGCGCTCGAAGAGCTTCAGCATGCGTCGGCCGACGCCCATCTCGACGCCCAGGCCGGCCTTGATGGCGAAGGCGTAGTTCAGCGCCTGGCGCCTGGCGTCCACCGCGTCGTGCGCCTCCGCGATCCGGACCGCCCACTCGCCGGCGAGCCGACCCGACCGCAGAGCGAAGGAAATCCCCTCGCGGGTCCACGGCTCCAGCAGCCCCGCCGCGTCGCCGCACACCAGCACCCGCCCGCGCGACAGCGGGGAGTCCTCGCTGCGGCAGCGTGTCAGGTGCCCGGAGGAGATCTTCGGCTCGAAGCCGGCCAGACCGAGCCGGGCGATGAAGTCCTCCAGGTACCGCTTGGTCCCCGCGCCGTCGCCCCGGGCCGAGATCACGCCGACGGTCAGGACGTCGCCCTTGGGGAACACCCAGCCGTAACTGCCGGGCATGGGGCCCCAGTCGATCAGCACCCGTCCCGCCCAGTCCTCCGCGACCGTGGGCGGAACCGGGATCTCCGCCTCCAGGCCGAGGTCCACCTGGTCGAGCTTCACCCCGACATGGGCTCCTATCCGCCCCGCGCTGCCGTCGGCGCCGACGACCGCGCGGGCCAGGATCGTCTCGCCGCCGGACAGCACCACGGCGACCGTGCGCCGGTCCGGCACCGAGGCGCCGTGCTGCTCGACCCTCGTCACCGTCGCACCGGTGCGGAGTTCGGCGCCCGCCTTCTGCGCCTCCTCGACCAGGCCCGCGTCGAACTCGGGACGGTTGATGAGCCCGAAGAGCATCCGCTTGGAGCGCCGGGTCCGCGCCAGCCTGCCGTTGAGCGAGAACGTGACCGCGTGGATCCGGTCCCGCAGCGGCAGTTCGAACCCCGGCGGCAGCGAATCGCGCGAAAAGCCGATGATGCCGCCGCCGCAGGTCTTGTAGCGGGGAAGTTCCGCCTTCTCCAGGAGCAGCACCCGCCGGCCGGCCACCGCCGCCGCGTATGCAGCGGAGGCTCCGGCCGGTCCGCCGCCGACTACGACCACGTCCCACACGGCCGGTTCTTCGTGCTCATGTACGGCGTCTGCGTTCTCGCTGCTCACGATGTGCTTCTGCTCCCGATCCCACCAGTGGCCCATGCTGCTCACGGCATCCTACGGCGCGCCGGTCCCGGACCCCGCTGTGGGAGGATCGACCGCATGTCCGTCCTGCATGCGCCGCCGCACACCCGGGTGTGCATGTAGCCGGATTCGTACCTATAACGTCGCACCCACGAGGAGCGTGCCCATGACCGCCCGTCCGATTTCCGAGACCATCGCCTCGCTGATGCCCCGCGCCAAGGCGGAGCTGACGGAGCTGGTGGCCTTCCAGTCGGTGGCGGATCCCGCGCAGTTCCCGAAGAGCGAGTGCGAGGCGGCCGCCGACTGGGTCGCCGACGCTCTGCGCGCCGAGGACTTCCAGGACGTCGCCCTTCTCGACACCCCCGACGGCACGCGGTCGGTCTACGGCTTCCTGCCCGGCCCGGCCGGCGCCCCGACCGTACTGCTCTACGCGCACTACGACGTGCAGCCGCCGCTCGACGAGTCCGCCTGGCTCTCCCCGCCGTTCGAGCTGACGGAGCGCGACGGCCGCTGGTACGGCCGGGGCTCGGCCGACTGCAAGGGCGGCTTCATCATGCACCTGCTCGCCCTGCGCGCCCTCAAGGCGAACGGCGGCGTCCCGGTCTCCGTCAAGGTGATCGCCGAGGGCTCCGAGGAGCAGGGCACCGGCGGCCTGGAGCGGTACGCGGAGGCGCACCCCGAGCTGCTGGCCGCCGACACCATCGTCATCGGCGACACCGGCAACTTCCGGGTCGGCCTGCCGACGGTCACCGCGACGCTGCGCGGCATGACGATGCTGCGGGTCACGCTCGACACCCTCGAAGGAAACCTGCACTCCGGACAGTTCGGCGGTGCCGCCCCGGACGCCCTGGCCGCGATGATCCAGCTGCTGGCCTCGCTGCGCGCCGAGGACGGCACCACGACCGTGGACGGGCTGGCCACGGACACCGAGTGGGAGGGGCTGCAGTACCCCGAGGCCGACTTCCGCCAGGACGCCAAGGTCCTCGACGGCGTCGGGCTGATCGGCACGGGCACGGTCGCCGACCGCATCTGGGCCCGGCCCGCCGTCACCGTCATCGGCATCGACTGCCCGCCGGTCCTGGGTGCGACGCCCTCGGTGCAGGCGAGCGCCCGCGCGCAGATCAGCCTGCGGGTGCCGCCGGGCCAGGACGCCGCCGAGGCGACCGAGCTGCTGACCGCGCACCTCAAGGCCCACACCCCGTGGGGGGCCAGGATCACGGTGGAACAGGTCGGCCAGGGCCAGCCGTTCCGCGCGGACACCTCCAGCCCCGCGTACACGTCCATGGCGCAGGCGATGGAGGTCGCATACCCGGGCGAGAAGATGCAGACGTCCGGCATGGGCGGCTCGATCCCGCTCTGCAACACCCTCGCCGCCCTCTACCCGGAGGCGGAGATCCTGCTGATCGGCCTGAGCGAGCCGGAGGCGCAGATCCACGCGGTGAACGAGAGCGTGTCCCCCCAGGAGCTGGAGCAGCTGTCCCTCGCCGAGGCCCTGTTCCTGCTCAACTACGCGGACTCCAAGAAGTCCTGATCCGCCGTCAGCGCTCACGCCGGGTTCCGGCGAGCCCGGCCCGGACCGACCCGCCACGGGTCGGTCCGGGCCCGGTTCCGTAGGATCGGTCCGTGACCAGGGGGACGGAAACCGGCTGGATGCCACCGACGGAGACCGAACGGCTGCTGCGGGAGTCCGGGGCGAGCGGGGATCCGGGGGTGGTGCTCGACGCCCTCTCCCGCTGTCGGCTCCATGTGATGGTCGCCCGGCTGCACGCCGACGCCCCGGGGTACATCGCCCCGTTCCCCTCGCAGCACGACCCCGTGACCGGCCGGATGTGCGTCCCGGTGCTGACGTCCGGCATGCTGCCGCCCTGGCATCCGGAGTGGGTGTTCCGCCGGACGACGCTGACGGAACTCGCCGCTCGCTGGCCGGACAACAGGTGGCGGCTCGGCGTGAACCTCGCGACGCCGGGCGCGTTCACCCTCGACGCCCGCCCGAAGAACCGCAGGGTGTGGCTGTCCGCCGACGAGCGGTCCGCCGGTCCGCCGACGGGCAGGCTGCTCACGGACGGCGGTGGCCCGCTGCACGGCCCGGTCGCGTACGGCCTGGCCGTCGGCGCCCATCTCGCCGTGCACAACGGCCTCGTCTGGAACCGGCTCGGCGCCGCCTACGCGGACTACGAGTCGGATCGCGCGTGGCTGCGCAACCCGTGGGGGGTCGAGAACCGCGCCGGCCACCGGCAGACCCTCGACGCGCTGATGGCCGCCCGCCTCGTCGGCCGCACCCATGAATCGGTGCTCCGGATCCGGCGCGCGCTGGCCGGTCGGCTGGGGCGGACGCCCTCCCTCCAGGAGTGGTCCGAAGGCGCCACCGGAGCGCTGGGCCGACGCGGCGCGTCGGCCACCGAGCTGACGGAGGCGGACGAGGCGCTCCGGCGCGTGACACGGTACGAAGAGCGGTTCCGCGCCGACGGCGTCCTCGCCCCCGGTGGCAGGATCGACACGCTGTCCGCCTTCGACCACGGCCGCGCCGTCAATGTCGTACGGATGGGGCTGGGGGCGCGCTACTGCGACCCGCAGGAGGCCGAGCGGGCCGTCGTGCGGATCGGTGAGCTGGCGCGAGGGACGTACGGCTCCTGGGAGGAGTTCTCTCTCGGCTACGCCCTGACCCGGATGATCGTGTTCGACGGCGAGGACGGGGTGGAGGAGAAGTACGCGCAGTCGCTCGCCCAGCACCGCGTCCTCACCCAGGACCCCACGAGCCCCTACCGGAACATCCCGTGGTCATGAACCCGCATCCGCATCCGCACTTCCCGGGCGGCCCGGCGCACCCGGTCGCCTGGGCCGCCCCCACCGCGATCGAGCACCTGCTGCACGAGGCCGGGGCGCGCGGCGACGTGGAGGCACAGTTGCGGGTACTGGCCGGTGCAGGCCTCCACATCCTGGCGCCGAAGGCGGAGGTGGACGCGGACCCCGACATGGTGGTCTGGCGCTCCGCCCGCGACGGGGCGGGGCGTTCCTGGCGCCAGGTGCTCACCCACGGCATGCTGCCGCCCTGGCATCCCGAGTGGGTGTTCCACCGGGTCTCCCTCAAGTGGGTCGCCGAGTTCGGCTGGTCCGACCCGCGGGAGTCGCTGGTGGTCAACCCCGGCAGCCCGGTGCAGGTCCTTCTTCCCACCACCGCACAGCATCGTGCGATGTGGCTGCGGTGCTACGCGGAGAATGACCGGCCGTCCGGGGGCCGGCTGATCGCGCTGCGGCACGGCGCGCTGCACGGGCCGCTCGCCCACGGCCTGGCCTGCGGCGCGCATCTGGCGATCGGGAACGGCGTGCCGTGGAACGAGGTCGGTGCGGTGTACCACGGGTACTCCGACGAGCTCGAACTGCTCCGCGAAGCGTGGGGCATCACCGAACGCACCGGCTGGCAGGAGCAGTTGAACTACCTGCTGGACGGCCGGAACAGTCCGCCGGAGCCCGATTTCGCGCTCCGGGTGCGGGAGCGGTTGCGGGCCTCTCTCGGTGGGCCGCCGCCCGTCGACCTGTGGCGCGAGACCGCCGCCGGACATGCCCAGGACCTCGGGCTCGGCCATGACACGGTCCTGCGCGTCGAGGAGCTGGTGCGGCGCATCGTCCGGTACGAGGCGCGGTTCCGCGCCGACGGACTGCTGGCGCCGGACGGGGCGGTCACCACCACGGTCGCCTACGACTACGGACGGGCCGTGAACCTGGCCCGCTGGGGGCTGTCCGCCCGGTTCTGCCACCCCCACGAGGCCGAGCAGGCGATCGTGCACGCGGGAGCGCTGAGCAGGTCGGCCTACACCTCGTGGGAGAGCTTCTCCGCCGCATACACGCTGGGCCGGGTGCTGCGCTTCGACGACGAGCAGTACGGCACGTACTACGAGCAGAACGTCACCGCCCACCATCTCCTGGCCGGGGACGAGGGCAGTCCGTGGCGGAACATCCCCTGGCGCTGACCCCGGTTCGTGTCCCTCCCGCGGGCCCCGGGGGCGGTCGCGCGGGCGCGGCGCCGCTACGCGTTCAGCGAAGCTCGCCCAGAGCGTAGAACGGCGACTCCGGGCGGGCCGTCCGCGTACGTTCGCAGCATGGACATCGTCGAAGTACTCCCCCAGCTGCACATGTTCCGTTTCCGCATCGGCCAGGCGTACCTGTGGCGCGACGGCACCGACCTCACCCTGATCGACGCGGGCGACATCGACGCGGCGGCCGCGATCGAGGACGGGGTGCGCGGCCTGGGCCTGGACCCGGCCCGCATCTCGCGGATCGTGATCACCCACGGGCACTGCGACCACTACGGCGCCGCGCAGGAGCTCGCCGACCGGTACGGTGCCGAGATCCTCGCCCACGGCCTGGACGCGGCGGCGATCCGGGACGAGGAGAAGATCGCCGACCCGGTCCTGCTCGACTGGGAACGCCCTCTGTGGGAGCACGCGCGGACCGTTCCGCCCGCCCCGCCGACCCGGGTGGACCGCGAGCTGGCCGACGGCGACGAGCTCGGCTTCGGCCCGGGGGCCCGGGTGGTCCACGCGCCGGGCCACACGCCGGGCTCCATCGGAATCCATCTGCCGCAGCACGGCGTGCTGTTCACCGGGGACTGCGTGGCCAGGGTCGACCGGGTGATGCTGGGCGTGTTCAACATCGACCGGGAGCAGGCCGTGGCCTCCTTCCGGCGGCTGGCGGCACTGGAGCCGACCACGGTCTGCTTCGGCCACGGCGATCCGCTCACCACCGACGCCGCCGCCGCGATGCTCGCCTCAGCCGACCGGGACTCCGGCCTCCAGGTTGAGCACGATTGACCGCTCACGGGCGCGCAGGGCCCAGCGCAGCCGCTCGTAGCGGGTCGGGGGCAGCAGGGTGGCCGCTTCCTCCTCGGTGACGAACCGCCAGCCACGCAGTTCGGAGCCGGGCAGCAGCAGCCGTCCGGCGTCCGCACCGGTCAGCAGTCCGCCGTCGAAGAGCAGCCGCAGCCCCCCGTAGCCGGGCGGGCGGGGCGCCTCCCAGTCGACGACGAGGAGTTTCGGCACCCGGTCGAGGTGGATGCCTATCTCCTCGGCCACTTCGCGGATGCCGGCCTGGGCGGGCGCCTCCCCGGCCTCGACCACCCCGCCGGGGAACTCCCAGCCGGGCTTGTACGTCGGATCGACGAGCAGCACCCGGTCGTGTTCGTCGAAGAGCAGGACGCCGGCCGCCACGGTCTCCCCGGTCGGCTCGGGCGTCTGCACGATCTCGCACGGGGCCGCCGCCCCGCTGTTGACCGCCTCGGCGATGCGCCCGGCCGTCTCGGACGGGGTGAGCGCGCCGGTGTCGATGGCGTGGGCGTCCCGGGTGAGCCAGTGCAACGCCGCCCGGTAGGGCTCGATGTGCTGGTGGGCCCACTGCCGTACCCGCTCGCTGCGCTCCGGGTCGTCGGGGAATTCCACCCGGTCGGCGATCCGTTTGCGCAGGATCGTTTCCTCGGGCGAGAGCAGGACATGGCGCACGGGGATGCGCCGGGAGGCGAGCCCGCCGAAGATCTCGTCGCGGTACTCCTGGCGCAGCAGCGTCATCGGCACCACCAGAACCCCTGGCACCTCGGCGAGCAGGGCCGCCGCGGTGTCCACCACCAGGCGCCGCCAGATCGGCAGGTCCTGGAAGTCCGTCACCTCGGCGAGTCGCTTCTGGGGCAGCAGATGGCGCAGCCCCGCGCCGATCAGTTCAGGGTCGTAAAAGGTGCTGTTCGGGATCAGATCGATCAGTTCGCGCGCGGCGCTCGTCTTGCCCGCGCCGAACGCACCGTTGATCCAGATGATCACGGTTCCCCCTCTTCCGTAGCCCCATGTGGCTTGCCCGCAACACCCTGCCGCGAAAACCAGGCCGTGGCGATGCTTGTTGCCCGAACGGAACCGACGGCCGCCCGGCGTGCGCGCCCGCGGCACGACTCCGGCCGGCCCCACGGCCGGTACGGGGGCGCGCAAAGGGAGTCGAAGCGGAGACGAGGGCGGGAAACGTCCCCGCCCGACCGGGTGCGGCAGGCCCGTCGCCGGGCGGCGGCGCACCTGCCGACGGATGCCGCGACCCCCACCCCGACACCAACCTTCCACTTTTCCATCACAATTGAATCACCAACGGAACATACGGCTCCTGGGCGTTCGGCGGGGCAGTTACGTTCATCCCTCCATGAGCCGTACCAGGGGGGACATATGTATCGAAGTCAGCAGCCGCCGTGGGGCCGGCCGCACCGGCGCCGTCGGTCACCGAGGCGGTGACCGCGAGCCCGGAGCCGGCGCCGACCGTCACGAAGACCCGGATCGTCCTGGTGACCGTCCCGCCCGCGGCCGAGGACGACGGGACCTCCCGGCGGGTCCGGATCGGGCGGGGGCGGCGGGGACACCACGTACGCCAATTGCAGCGCCGTGCGCGCGGCCGGCGCCGACCCCATCCGCGTGGACCGGCCCGGCTACGGCCGCCATCTCGACCGGGACGGGGACGGGATCGGCTGCGAGTAGCGGCAGCCCGGGGCGGGGTCGCCGGCCGGTGCCCGTCGGGCCCGGCGTCCATCGCCCCCGTCGGGCCCCGGCGTCCGTCAGTCCCGGGGTCCGCGGCGCCGCCCGATCTCGCCCGCGCCGCCGCCGCGGCGGCGGCGGCGGCGCCCACCAGCCCGGCGTCGGTGCCCATCACCGCCGGGGCCACCCTGAGCTGCCGGACGAAGGAGAGCGTGGCGTACTGGCGCAGGGCGCGGCGCAGCGGGCCGAAGAGGATGTCGCCCGCACCGGCCACTCCCCCGCCGATCACCGCGATGTCGATCTCGACGAGCGTGGCGGTGGCCGCGATTCCGGCGGCCAGGGCCTGCGCGGCGCGCTCGAACGACGCGAGGGCGACCGGGTCCCCGGCGCGCGCCGCGGCGGCCACCGCGGCGGCCGAGGCGTCCCCGTCCGGGCCGGGCCGCCAGCCGGCCTCCCTCGCCCGGCGGGCGATGTTCGGGCCGCTGGCGATGCGCTCGACGCAGCCGCGCGAACCGCACGGGCACGGGTCGCCGTCCAGGTCCACGCTGAGGTGGCCGATGTGTCCGGCGTTGCCCGTGGGGCCGGGGTGGAGCCTGCCGCCGAGGACCAGCCCGCCGCCGACCCCCGTGGACACCACCATGCAGAGCGCGTTGTCGTACCCCCGGGCGGCGCCCAGCCAGTGCTCGGCGGCCGTCATCGCGACCCCGTCGCCGACCAGTTCGACGGGCAGTCCGCCGGTCGCCTTACCGACCCGCTCCACCAGCGGGAAGTCGCGCCAGGCCGGGACGTTGACGGGGCTGACCGTGCCGGCCGACGCGTCCACCGGCCCCGCGCTGCCGATCCCGACCGCCCTCGCCCGGTCCCACGACGGGGCGGCGGAGACCTCGGCGAGGACCTCCTCCACGGCCGCCATCACCATCTCGGCGTCCTCCCGGGCGGGGGTCGGCCGCTGGGCCCGCACGAGCAGCCCGCCGTCGCCGTCCACCAGCGCGGCGGCGATCTTGGTACCGCCGATGTCCAGTGCGGCGACGAGGTCGGTATGCATCGGTGAGGCTCCGTGAGTAGGCGGCGGGGGCCTGGGACTTCCCGTCCGGATCATGCCGGGCTCGCGAGGCCTCGCGCACGCGCGCCGGTCCGGTCCGGCCCGGACGAGGGATCCCGGGGTTCAGGGATCAGTCTGCCCGCTCTCCCCGCATCTGACAACGTTGTCCAGGGCCTATGCTCGACCGCACAGTCTCCGGCCGACCCCGTGGCGACGCCCGCGGAACCCCGCCGGACCGCCCGCCCCCGAGGACAGGACAGCGCATCGTGGCCGAGACCGCCCGTCACCCCGAGCCCCGTTACGGCAACCGGCCGACCATGAAGGATGTCGCCGCCCGCGCCGGAGTGGGCCTCAAGACGGTCTCCCGCGTGGTGAACAGCGAGCCGGGCGTCACTCCCGACACCGAGCGCCGGGTCCAGGAGGCCATCGAGGCGCTCGGCTTCCGCCGCAACGACAGCGCGCGGGTCCTGCGCAAGGGCCGCACCGCCTCGATCGGCCTGGTCCTGGAGGACCTCGCCGACCCGTTCTACGGTCCGCTGAGCCGCGCGGTCGAAGAGGTGGCCCGGGCCCACGGCGCCCTGCTCATCAACGGGTCGAGCGCCGAGGACCCGGAGCGCGAGCAGGAGCTCGTGCTCGCGCTGTGCGCCCGCCGGGTGGACGGGCTGATCGTGATCCCGGCCGGTGACGACCACCGTTATCTGGAACCGGAGATCAAGGCGGGCGTCGCCACCGTCTTCGTGGACCGCCCGGCGGGCCGGGTCGCCGCCGACACGGTCCTCTCCGACAGCTTCGGCGGTGCCCGCGAGGGCGTCGCGCATCTGATCGCGCACGGCCACCGGCGGATCGGCTTCATCGGCGACCGGCCGCGCATCCACACGGCCACCGAGCGGTTGCGCGGCTACCACGCGGCGATGGCGGGCGCCGGGACGCGGGTCGAGGACGCCTGGGTCTCCCTCGGTTCCACCGAACCCGGCCGGGTCCGGGCCGCCGTCGAGGGGATGCTCTCCGGCCCCGAGCCCGTCACCGCGATTTTCGCGGGCAACAACCGGGTGACGGTGACGGCGGTGCGCGTCCTCGCGGAGCAGGAGCGCCGCATCGCCCTGGTCGGCTTCGACGACATCGAACTCGCCGATCTGCTCGGCATCACCGTCATCTCCCAGGACGCCGCCGCCGTGGGGCGCACCGCCGCCGAGCACCTCTTCCGCCGTCTGGACGGCGCCGATCACGCCCCGGCCCGGGTGGAGCTGCC encodes the following:
- a CDS encoding nitroreductase/quinone reductase family protein, whose translation is MSKAQPQTQAQTQAAAQPYYLQANAFNVRMNGVIGWLARHGISFKGSAELSVRGRKSGQMQRIPVNPHTYEGEQYLVSARGHSQWVRNMRVAGGGELRVGRKVRVFDAVEIADDAKKAEVVRAYLEQWGWQVNQYFNGVTAESTDAEILAACPDHPVFRFTVRG
- a CDS encoding geranylgeranyl reductase family protein, which codes for MSSENADAVHEHEEPAVWDVVVVGGGPAGASAAYAAAVAGRRVLLLEKAELPRYKTCGGGIIGFSRDSLPPGFELPLRDRIHAVTFSLNGRLARTRRSKRMLFGLINRPEFDAGLVEEAQKAGAELRTGATVTRVEQHGASVPDRRTVAVVLSGGETILARAVVGADGSAGRIGAHVGVKLDQVDLGLEAEIPVPPTVAEDWAGRVLIDWGPMPGSYGWVFPKGDVLTVGVISARGDGAGTKRYLEDFIARLGLAGFEPKISSGHLTRCRSEDSPLSRGRVLVCGDAAGLLEPWTREGISFALRSGRLAGEWAVRIAEAHDAVDARRQALNYAFAIKAGLGVEMGVGRRMLKLFERRPGVLHAVLTGFRPAWNAFAGITRGTTSLGELVRTHPLAQRALSAMDR
- a CDS encoding dipeptidase, encoding MTARPISETIASLMPRAKAELTELVAFQSVADPAQFPKSECEAAADWVADALRAEDFQDVALLDTPDGTRSVYGFLPGPAGAPTVLLYAHYDVQPPLDESAWLSPPFELTERDGRWYGRGSADCKGGFIMHLLALRALKANGGVPVSVKVIAEGSEEQGTGGLERYAEAHPELLAADTIVIGDTGNFRVGLPTVTATLRGMTMLRVTLDTLEGNLHSGQFGGAAPDALAAMIQLLASLRAEDGTTTVDGLATDTEWEGLQYPEADFRQDAKVLDGVGLIGTGTVADRIWARPAVTVIGIDCPPVLGATPSVQASARAQISLRVPPGQDAAEATELLTAHLKAHTPWGARITVEQVGQGQPFRADTSSPAYTSMAQAMEVAYPGEKMQTSGMGGSIPLCNTLAALYPEAEILLIGLSEPEAQIHAVNESVSPQELEQLSLAEALFLLNYADSKKS
- a CDS encoding DUF1266 domain-containing protein, with product MPPTETERLLRESGASGDPGVVLDALSRCRLHVMVARLHADAPGYIAPFPSQHDPVTGRMCVPVLTSGMLPPWHPEWVFRRTTLTELAARWPDNRWRLGVNLATPGAFTLDARPKNRRVWLSADERSAGPPTGRLLTDGGGPLHGPVAYGLAVGAHLAVHNGLVWNRLGAAYADYESDRAWLRNPWGVENRAGHRQTLDALMAARLVGRTHESVLRIRRALAGRLGRTPSLQEWSEGATGALGRRGASATELTEADEALRRVTRYEERFRADGVLAPGGRIDTLSAFDHGRAVNVVRMGLGARYCDPQEAERAVVRIGELARGTYGSWEEFSLGYALTRMIVFDGEDGVEEKYAQSLAQHRVLTQDPTSPYRNIPWS
- a CDS encoding DUF1266 domain-containing protein, with product MNPHPHPHFPGGPAHPVAWAAPTAIEHLLHEAGARGDVEAQLRVLAGAGLHILAPKAEVDADPDMVVWRSARDGAGRSWRQVLTHGMLPPWHPEWVFHRVSLKWVAEFGWSDPRESLVVNPGSPVQVLLPTTAQHRAMWLRCYAENDRPSGGRLIALRHGALHGPLAHGLACGAHLAIGNGVPWNEVGAVYHGYSDELELLREAWGITERTGWQEQLNYLLDGRNSPPEPDFALRVRERLRASLGGPPPVDLWRETAAGHAQDLGLGHDTVLRVEELVRRIVRYEARFRADGLLAPDGAVTTTVAYDYGRAVNLARWGLSARFCHPHEAEQAIVHAGALSRSAYTSWESFSAAYTLGRVLRFDDEQYGTYYEQNVTAHHLLAGDEGSPWRNIPWR
- a CDS encoding MBL fold metallo-hydrolase; the encoded protein is MDIVEVLPQLHMFRFRIGQAYLWRDGTDLTLIDAGDIDAAAAIEDGVRGLGLDPARISRIVITHGHCDHYGAAQELADRYGAEILAHGLDAAAIRDEEKIADPVLLDWERPLWEHARTVPPAPPTRVDRELADGDELGFGPGARVVHAPGHTPGSIGIHLPQHGVLFTGDCVARVDRVMLGVFNIDREQAVASFRRLAALEPTTVCFGHGDPLTTDAAAAMLASADRDSGLQVEHD
- a CDS encoding NUDIX hydrolase; amino-acid sequence: MIIWINGAFGAGKTSAARELIDLIPNSTFYDPELIGAGLRHLLPQKRLAEVTDFQDLPIWRRLVVDTAAALLAEVPGVLVVPMTLLRQEYRDEIFGGLASRRIPVRHVLLSPEETILRKRIADRVEFPDDPERSERVRQWAHQHIEPYRAALHWLTRDAHAIDTGALTPSETAGRIAEAVNSGAAAPCEIVQTPEPTGETVAAGVLLFDEHDRVLLVDPTYKPGWEFPGGVVEAGEAPAQAGIREVAEEIGIHLDRVPKLLVVDWEAPRPPGYGGLRLLFDGGLLTGADAGRLLLPGSELRGWRFVTEEEAATLLPPTRYERLRWALRARERSIVLNLEAGVPVG
- a CDS encoding excalibur calcium-binding domain-containing protein yields the protein MDRPGYGRHLDRDGDGIGCE
- a CDS encoding LacI family DNA-binding transcriptional regulator yields the protein MAETARHPEPRYGNRPTMKDVAARAGVGLKTVSRVVNSEPGVTPDTERRVQEAIEALGFRRNDSARVLRKGRTASIGLVLEDLADPFYGPLSRAVEEVARAHGALLINGSSAEDPEREQELVLALCARRVDGLIVIPAGDDHRYLEPEIKAGVATVFVDRPAGRVAADTVLSDSFGGAREGVAHLIAHGHRRIGFIGDRPRIHTATERLRGYHAAMAGAGTRVEDAWVSLGSTEPGRVRAAVEGMLSGPEPVTAIFAGNNRVTVTAVRVLAEQERRIALVGFDDIELADLLGITVISQDAAAVGRTAAEHLFRRLDGADHAPARVELPTTLIPRGSGELPPV